In Vigna angularis cultivar LongXiaoDou No.4 chromosome 8, ASM1680809v1, whole genome shotgun sequence, the DNA window TGACCTTCAAATTCATTTGATGCAAGACTAAGAGAATGATAATAATTCTCTATTGGCAAATTTGGAATCGTACCTTGTAAATTATTGCATGAAATATTAATACTCATCTGATTTGACAATCCAAATTTGGTCCAAAACCATTTTGGAACGGTACCTGATATTCCACTGTTTGAAATGTCAAGGTATTGAAACTCGTTTTGTTTCTCTAGCCATTTGGGAAACAATGGACCAAGCTTGCAAGACCTCAATTCTATAGTATTTAATTGAAAAGTTGAAGCCCAATTTTGACTAACTTCTAACGTCAATGAGTTATCTGACAACGTCAATATCCTTAACTTtgtcatattataaaaatgagagTCAGTTAACACACCTTTCAAAGAGTTTGACGTCAAGTATAATACCTCAAGTTCTGCTGGAAATCGAAGATCTTCAGAAATTGTCCCATTTAGCTTGTTAATATGAAGGAACAATGCTTTTAATGATGGGAACATTGTGGCGAGGTTGCTAGGCAAAGTACCACTAATTTGATTCATACTCAGATCTAAATGTTGCAATGAGTATCTAGAACATCCAGACAAATGATTAAATATCACGGTTAGATCTTCACTCAACTTGTTCAAAGTTAAATCCAATAACTCCAATGTACATATGCTTCCAAATGATTTTGGAACACCACCTTCTAAAGAGTTAAAGCTAACTGACAACTGCTCCAAATGAGATGGCAACCTAGTGCCTTCAGGTATCTTCCCACTCAATTGATTGTCAGAAAGATCCAATATCTTTAAAGATGAGAACACTGAAAGGTCGGATACGGTGCCTTTGATTTGATTGTTTCTCAAACTCAACTCTTGTAGTGAGTATCTAGAACATCCAGACAAATGATTAAATATCACTGTTAGATCTTCACTCAACTTATTATCAGACAAATCCAATAACTTCAAAGTACATGAGCTCCCAAATGATTTTGGAACACCACCTTCTAAAGAGTTAGATCCAATTGACAACTGCTCCAAATGAGATGGCAATCTAGTGCCTTCAGATATCTTCCCACTCAATTGATTGTCAAAAAGAtccaacttttttaaatttgaaaatgctGAAAGGTCAGGTAGGGAGCCTCTGATTTGGTTGTGTGTCAAACTCAACTCTTGTAGTGAGTATCTAACACAAGCACTGGAGAAATTATAAAGAATTGACGAAAGGTCTTCGGTCATATTGTTTCGAGACATGTATAATGAACGTAGGGTGCATATATTCATGAATGATTTCAAATCTTCACCCTTGAACACATTTCCAGACAGGTAAAGGTGCTCAAGCGAATTCATGGCCAAGCCAAAATGATTTGATGTCAAACCCTTCAAGAGGTTCCAACTAAGGTCAAGCTCAACAAGGTTGGAAGTGGTGTTTGACAGCCACGGGAATATCATCGGTTGTGTGAAGGAGTTACTAGAAAGATCAAGGACAGATAGAGAAGTAGAAAAATTGAAGTTCGAAGGGTTGAATGAAAGGAGGAAATGATCGGAAAGTCCACATTCAATTAAACTCAGTTCTCTTAGTTTTGGTAGCTTGGCAATGGTTCGAAGGCAGCTAGGAGAACTGTTAAAATTAGATATGGAAATGAAGGAAAGATGGGTTAAAGAATTAAGATTAGATAACCATTGATCACTACTGACAATTTTGAGAGCACTATCATATCCTCCAAGATAGAgtttattcaaatttgaaagGTTTCCTAGTTGGAAAGGAATGTATCCTTCAAAAGAATTGTAGCTGAGATCAAGATACCGCAGCCGAGAGTGATTTCCGATCTGAGATGGCACACTTCCCTCAAAAGAATTGTAGCTTAGATCAAGATACTCCAACCGATAGAGATTTCCAAGTTCACGAGGTATTGAACCATTCAGATAATTATTATCAGCAAGattcaaatatttcaaatgagAAAGAGAACTTATCTGAGTTGGAATTTGTCCGCTAAAATGACATGAAGAGAGATCAAGATATCTCAAGTTGGTAAGAGAGCCAAGAAACTCTGGAATATTAGTGTCTCGAAAATAATTGAAACTGAGGTTCAAATACTGTAAGTGTCGTAACTCCATTAACGACTTGTGGATCTCTCCGCTGATGTAACGCCAAGAGCCTGCATAATAACCGCCAAgagaaaaatattcattatacTGTCCAGAAAGGTGGAGGCTTATAATATGAGCGGTGAGGTTGGTGCAGCGAATCCCCTCCCATTGGCAACAGTCGGGAGTGGTCCAAGAGGAGAGCATGCCGTTGTGATCAACAATGGCAGCCTTGAATTGAAGGAGTGCTTCCCTCTGTTTTGGAAGGCATCTGATATGGTGTTGTCCATAAGCAACCTGCAACACCACACTCATCACAAACATAAACATCTTTACTTTCAGATTCTTCATGATGATGAAATAGAGAGAGTGAATAGTATAGAATTAGATTGATATGTGTTGTGAATTAAGCACTCCCAATACCCACATTTATACTCACACCGACTCATTAATTACCTATACTGCTGTTCTAAGTCATCGTCGTGTTTGCctgttttccatttttttattcatcatatCAACTAATTTTTGTGGTCCATAAATAACTTCTTAGAgacaaaatattatatgaaaatagaTACAGTTATAAATTCGTATATTGtctgtgattttttttacaaaattcataaaatatatatttttctttaaggatatttaaaaaaaattgtaagtccagctaaatattaagaaaatattttaatagtgaAAGCTTATGTCACCATTTCTATCTTGTTCCTATAATATTGTCATCTCATATTACTAGCAAATGATTTTGTTAAGTAAATTAGTTTGGGGTAATGGgacaaaatgtaaaaaatattgccaaattaaaaaggaaaacttTTCTTCAACAACACATTTTTGACAACAATTTGACAACAACACATGTCTCACTGTCattggttatttttattaaattttctttacagattcattttgttttggaggGCATTTTTGGAATAATTTTCAGAAACTTTTTGGCGCTTTTTAATTTCTGAAACCTAACCTTGCGAAAGTCTCTTTCCTCCTTTTCGAAACTCTCTTTCCCCCTTTTCGAAACTCTCTCTCCCCCTTTTCGAAACTTTCTCTCCCCCTTCACCGAAAGATCCTTCAAAACTCTATCTCCGTCATTGAAGTTCcttcctttgaaactctctccGTCATTGAAGTGGTGTCTCTGTCCACCGTTGTTCGTCCGTCGCTTGGGTCCACCAGTGTCTTTGGAGGAAgtcgtctctctctctctctacgcCATTGAAGTGCTTTCTGTGCGCCATTTCTCCAAAGCTCTCGTTTTTCCTCTGGCACCGTTGTTCCTTCGTCGCTTAGGTGCATTGTTCCTTCCTCTTTGGTTACAAGTGCATCATTCCTGTTTGAAGGGTGCATGACCTCACCTCTCGACCTAGAAACACCTTTACTTGGTCTTCCATCCACATAGGATTGACCAAACTTGAAATTTCTTGTTATGGACACCTTAAACCATGGCCAACCAGGGGGATCAATCCATAAAAACTTGAAAACACAGTCGTCAGGACTGTTGGGGAGTGCTTCAGCCATGTCTGGGTAGCACTCCTTAACTTTTGGTACAAAAGGGGATTTttccactggtaatcgattacagggtccctgtaatcgattacaagtgcATCAATCATGTGTCAATGGTGCAGAACCTTACCTCTCAACCTATAAACACCCTTCGTTGGTCTTTCATCTACATAGGACTCACCAAAGTTGAAATTGCTTGTTGTGGACTCCTTAAACCATGACCAACAGGGGGGATCAATCCACAAAACCTTGAAAACATAGTCGTCAGGACTGTTGGGGAGTGCTTCGGTCATGTCTGGGTAGCACTCCTCAACTTTTGGTACACAAGGGGATTTttccactggtaatcgattaccagctccctgtaatcgattacaacaacatTAGTCCTGTGTCAATGATGACGAACAAACAATGAtcatgcacctcacctcagttggagaaaaccacctaaatggacattttttttaaagaaatcaatgacctaacttcattattggtgcagggagcacACCCAATAACATTTAACTCACTCACTcatctcaaaaaatgaaaaattcaacaaaaatagagaatggggaGTAATGTTCATCTAGtagggagtacagttgaagtttctgtacaaaatacCCATTTTcctttggtaatcgattacaggggtcttgtaatcgattaccagatgGGTAGTTTgcacagaaacttcaactgtattcccgagctagatgaacactgctccccaactctgtttttctgacctttgctacttgttttgttcttaaatttctccaccgaactccaaatgacttgattcttatttttttggaatctagactcaaagagctttccaacaaaacaagaatcaactcatttggagttcggtggagaaagttttgaggaaaacaaccagcaaaagtcagaggtggtagaaatatataaaatgttaactttaaggaattaactgcacctactcagatgtccaaaaattataaattagtagtcattggaaaatTTTTTGAGTCTactatctaataaaaaaagaatcacatcatttggaggtctgtggaaaactttatgattaaaattgtcaacaaaggtcaaagttgacagcatgttatcttatacGTATATCTTTCCCTCTTAGAGCATGGGGAGTATTGTTCATCCAggtggggagtacagttgaagtttctgtacaaataacaattttttctatggtaatcgattacaagactccataatcgattaccagagaaaaaaattgtcatttgtacagaaacttgaaCTGTACTCCCCACCTGGATGAACAACACTCCCCAGGGTCATTTTTCTGTCCCTATGGgtgatttttttctatttttgtcaCTGTAATTGATTGACAGGGGCTTTTATAGGTGTTTAAACCAAGGTAGTTCAACTGGACTCCCCATGATGGTTTTGCCTGTGTTTTTGGTGacttttttccaatttttgagatggttgagtgagtttaatggtGATGTGTATCAAATCCATTAACATTCTATGATGAGAACATATTTTGGTTCAATCCATGAATATtaacattgaaaaaatatgttgtgaATTGTAAATGTTCAATACAAtctattacaataattttttaaaatattaacgtcAGCATGATTGGAAAGTGGACATTCCATAATTTTATCAAGTAGACATTCCTCTCCTCATGAGTCAATCTTCCATTCAAAACATCAACAAACTTGGTTTTGAAAGAATGTTGCACACACaactgcataaaaaaaattcatgttagaacaatccaaaaaataattaacaaaacaagaaacacaaattGGCAAAGAGGAAAGGGGAAAGGCTAAATGGAAAATGGGAAAGAGGAAGTGAAAAAGGGGAAAGGGAAAACGCGAAAGGGAAAAAGGAATAGTGGAGA includes these proteins:
- the LOC108321232 gene encoding receptor-like protein EIX2, producing MKNLKVKMFMFVMSVVLQVAYGQHHIRCLPKQREALLQFKAAIVDHNGMLSSWTTPDCCQWEGIRCTNLTAHIISLHLSGQYNEYFSLGGYYAGSWRYISGEIHKSLMELRHLQYLNLSFNYFRDTNIPEFLGSLTNLRYLDLSSCHFSGQIPTQISSLSHLKYLNLADNNYLNGSIPRELGNLYRLEYLDLSYNSFEGSVPSQIGNHSRLRYLDLSYNSFEGYIPFQLGNLSNLNKLYLGGYDSALKIVSSDQWLSNLNSLTHLSFISISNFNSSPSCLRTIAKLPKLRELSLIECGLSDHFLLSFNPSNFNFSTSLSVLDLSSNSFTQPMIFPWLSNTTSNLVELDLSWNLLKGLTSNHFGLAMNSLEHLYLSGNVFKGEDLKSFMNICTLRSLYMSRNNMTEDLSSILYNFSSACVRYSLQELSLTHNQIRGSLPDLSAFSNLKKLDLFDNQLSGKISEGTRLPSHLEQLSIGSNSLEGGVPKSFGSSCTLKLLDLSDNKLSEDLTVIFNHLSGCSRYSLQELSLRNNQIKGTVSDLSVFSSLKILDLSDNQLSGKIPEGTRLPSHLEQLSVSFNSLEGGVPKSFGSICTLELLDLTLNKLSEDLTVIFNHLSGCSRYSLQHLDLSMNQISGTLPSNLATMFPSLKALFLHINKLNGTISEDLRFPAELEVLYLTSNSLKGVLTDSHFYNMTKLRILTLSDNSLTLEVSQNWASTFQLNTIELRSCKLGPLFPKWLEKQNEFQYLDISNSGISGTVPKWFWTKFGLSNQMSINISCNNLQGTIPNLPIENYYHSLSLASNEFEGHVPPFLRGSIFLDLSNNKFTNSFSFLCSSGVAENLYQLDLSNNKFSGQIPDCWTHFKSLVYLNMSQNKFSGEIPSSMGSLLELQVLLLRSNNLTGKIPSVLKNCTQLVMVDIAENRLSGSIPNWIGNELSQLQFLSLRSNYFRGSLPLQICYLKRIQLLDLSQNNLSGEIPTCIKNFSSMAQMTSLRDYESHYYLVNTSFSSGDYSYDLNAILMWKGSEQMFTDMGLSLLKSIDLSSNQLSGEIPKEIEGLFGLVSLNLSKNQLTGKIPSNVGKLTSLEFLDLSQNQLVGSIPSSLAQIDRLTLLDLSHNYLSGKIPIGTQLQSFDASKYEDNTDLCGLPLEKLCIDGEPRQQPIVKFQEDGVFNHEYYISMTIGFAISFWGVFGSILIVHSWRHAYFKFLNNLGDTLYVMTTVKVFRICYKT